A stretch of DNA from Oreochromis aureus strain Israel breed Guangdong linkage group 23, ZZ_aureus, whole genome shotgun sequence:
tatatgtgtatatgtggtatatttctgctcacattctgctcacattctgcaacttctgttggtgctgtgctactggaaactgaatttcccggaggaacccacccgagggataaataaagtttcatctaatctaatgtaatctatagggcagtgcagggctttgtatctaccactccgctgtgatgtaacgagcggtcacggtcacgtggctttccgttgccctggagctccacccatttgtagtttgagcaacagaagatgcctgggacagttcagccgtaactttaaacttctcctgctcatacatgcttggaacgatcttgtcactgaagtggatgcacaacgagatatcatagcgtggctcaagcacgttcatcacagtttaaaccttgttttgcacaacagatgatggcctcccgtctgcagctaaacaccccattagcttttagctttagcccggtcggactgggcagcaaagggctgcttaaatgccgcaaactcctctgctccgctaCTTGGACCGCTGGCGCTGATCATAActaccgcttgacagactgaccacgcgCACCACAcgcatacttttttttctttttcgaatcttcggatcacgtgcgtaccgaaccgtggagtgggatctgttcggatttcggataaaccgtgatccgttgcacccctagCCTCTATAGAGTCAGTCTCTGCCAGACTCAGATGATGAAGGAGAGGTGAGCTGTGTTACCAAATCCATGTActtttgagttttgttaattGAGTTACTTTGGGGGGGAAGTTTTGTTACGTTTCACGTAGGATGGAATTCACTGTAAATAGATTGCTCACCTCTGGAAACCCAAAATGTCTGCTCAGTCTGCTTCCCTACCACCTTCCTTGATGTTCGAGTCTGACTACcttaaacactgacaaagaaaGGAACTCCTGTCTGAATAAAAGGGAATAATTtactaacagaaaaaaaagaggtttgAATGATTTGGAGCGATACAGTTTGTTAGGGAGTAAAACATTCCCAAGTTTtatatatgaataaaaatacaatatgcTAAGATTATATCAAAAAGGTAAAATGATGGGGGCAGGCAGCTTACTGATGCCATTCTGCTGCAGGCGCTGCAGACAGTTCTAAGCATGCTGGAAACAATGGAGGCGGCGCCGCCCTGCTGGCCAAACCTTGTATTACACCATTTCTAACAAACCACACATTATTATTTTGGAGAACATATTTTCTTAATGGCCTATAATCAGCCTTTTACCTCTAATACAGGTACACAAATACATCAGTTGGACTCTAGTTTTAATAAACAATGAGTGAGGATTTCCTGTTATTAGTTGTCCAAACAGGATAATATTAATGCTGTAAATGGTTAACGAGCAGTAACTGTAAACATGCCGGTTTAATTAAGAGTATGAAAAACTGGGCAATCCTTACATTTgatgcaaaataacaaaatacaataataataataataataattctcatgtacatagagctgggcgataaaacgataacgatatgtattgcgaaataactttttctcgatagaaaaattaaactattgcgataggcctcatctctcttgtcctcttaaaaaaaaaaaaaaaaaaaagaacagccaatccaaattaagtagcgcagagccgaaccaatcacagccgcagcgtcacgtcacgtgacttgttacatacagcacaagcgccaaggcgcacttgtgtatttgtttttgcagccgtgcagcccggataatgaaggaaaggagtttgccgactagagaaaaatcaaccgagagcgtgagcgaaggttaccgaagaaaaaacagatgatggttccaataccggagagattgtcgaacggaagggccacagaagttccgtagtgtgaaggtatttcggctatttcaagtctgacaaaaaacaagagtagcgcgcactgtaaattgtgccgaaagcaagtctggaaatacaataaagcggtgcatgctcaatctctgactgaaagcgctaattcgtcattcggcttttgtcagacaaaagtaactgttaaaactgtttgaaaagctaagctatacaacaaggagagattaagaatttccttttagttctgtttatttgatattgacaaaagttagtcaattttgtctgttcttctgtaaaacgacctaagatttatttttagaattaatattttctttctaagtggaattgacaatttagtggtctgttttgtttgttctattttgaaacttaaacgctttagcggctgccttttgtatagtttgcaatatttgcctttatttatctgaaacttaagtctcatgttccttaagtacatctgccctgttgaacttattatgggaaataaatattttaattaaaacaagctgctaattatttcacattttaattgtgagcaacagcacatttaaatcttacaaatatagttatatcgtgatatatatcgttatcgcctgagatgaaaaaaaacatatcgtgatatgaaaaaaaatcttatatcgcccagctctacatgtacactattttccAGCAGGCCAGTATGAGCGGTTCTGTTCTTACTGGGAGGATCTGGATGATAACAGACATAAACCTTCACTGTAACCACTGTCTCGTTCCCGTGTCACTAACTGAGCTGTAGACCAACCCCGCTGTAACACTCAGCCATTTAGTtcgccatttaaaaaaacaaaaaaaacaaaaaaccatctCTATGGTAACAAACAGCTAGCCAGCTAGGCTAAAGGGGGTGACGCAGGACACACGAACGAAACAAAGCAGGAGCAACCCCCAAAACCACCCCTGTAAACCCGCTCCACCTCTTAACTTACCACGTCCTCGCAATACCTATGTACTTGGCTCCgatgattttatttaatattttctgaACCATTGTGACCTTCTCGTAGTTGCTCTGGCTGCGAAGGACCCCGGGCTGTCTCTTCTTCTGCCTGTTTAAAAATAACCACCACATCCGCGGTCGCGTGCAGCAGTGCAGGGTCGTTTCAGGCCACCATTTTAAAGACCTGCGTTTACAAAAGAGGGCTGTTTAAACATGTTGGCTTCAGAGCTCCAGTAACGGCTCACATCTGCCCTTAAACGTGGCGCCTTTGTTGCATTCTGATGGAGCTCGAGTAAGTGAGTTTTTACCCTGTCCGAATATTGGCAATagaaaatatggacaaattATTTTAACCCTTTATTACAATGGTTtcctttattttccttttttttttttttaatgtatacaATATTCAAAAGCCAGACATTGGAAAAGGTATAATCTGTTATTAAAAATGGCACATTTATTGCTacattactgttatttacaGGACAGTTCTCaactatatatatttatatatgtaaatatatatatataagagagagacaggctgagTGAGGCACTCTGAGGACCAGCAGCCAACAGTGTCCTCACTCCAAGATGTCAAGCTCTGTGCCTGTGAATGTCGTTAACACTCAATGGTCCAACCCCCTTCTAGTTCAACAAAGATGTGACAAAACTGTCGAAAGAAAGTTTTTAATTATGCTCTCGTGTGAACAAAACAAGTCCAAGCCCATCAGCTGAAACATTTACAAGCTCCTGCAGTGACTGGGgtggttgtttgtttgtcagatttcaaactgtgtcTACGTCAAGACTTCaatcaagaaagaaaaagctccCCCAGCCACAGAAGTCCAGCCCAGGGAATACTAATTTACATCTAATTCTTCCCTTGGAATTGCCATCGCGGTATCCAGTACACATTGATCATGTGACAATAgacaaaacttcaaaacacaACTTTTTGACTGAAGTGATCAAGGATGTCCCAAAAGAGTCTCCATCAACACCACCAAAGAGCTGGAAGAGTGAAAGGTCGGGGTTGAAAATTGTCACTAGTGACGACACATACTGAAAGTCACTGCAGCGAAGGGCTTGGACGCTGCAATGCAGAAAGTCTTTACACCTGAAAATAAACTGTCCACGCCGACACCATGCAGCACATACCGAAACAGGTTTCTGTGCATCAAAGGCAGACAAGCAGAGTCAGAAGCAGCACCTCTTGAACCCTGCCACGCTTTAGCAATACAGGACAGACAGAAAACTCAGGACCTGGACCCGTGACCTTCACTAAAACAGCAGATTGGACAATCCAGTTGAATatttcaggggaaaaaaagaggaataaaaactaaacaagatctatgtaacatttatttattttaactagaTACACTGAAAGAAAAATCTCTTTATACCATTTAAACTTCttcctgaaaactgaaaaaagcatTAGGAGAAGGGAGGGTGGGGGAATGAACAAGTACCTCTTTAATCTCCATGATAAATGAAATGATATGGTTCACAAAATAAAAACGGtcttaaatggaaaaaaaaaaaaaaaatacaagttcAGGCACTGATAAGGCATCACTCTCCCATCATGACATCTTAAGTCTTGAGAATGAAAAGGCCACACTATTGATTTGTATAGGTCTTTTTCTTCATCTCTTTTTGTAgaaattaaacacacaaaatgcTCCACCTCCCATTTGTGATTACATGTTGGTAAAAAGAAGCCATTCACAACATGACATGACATGGGAATAACATCACAATAACACTGTTTTTGTTCTCCATATTGTCCTTAACCTTAAACCCCAACACAGGCATCTGCCTCCAAAATAAACGAGCAGGAAGTTGAACAGCGAGCTGCACGCCAAGCGCCGCTCGATTGAGGACAGACATCAGAAACAAAGAAGAGTGAAGTGAAAACTATTACACCGTACTGACAAAACCCAGGAACACAACTTTGAAAATGAAGGCGATCCACATTTGTATGGTAGCTACATTCAAAAACCAGTTGCATAATTACTGTTAGAGACAAAAATCCCCTCCCCCATTTTTctccagcgccccctgctgggGTCAGAATGCCTCAGCAGGTCCGTGGCACCAACTCTGCCCACGCGCTCCCAAATGGACAAAGAATTCTCTTGGGTAGCTGATGAGACGCCTCACAACTAAAACTGGAATAAAAGGACACACCAAACGCTTTCAACATTTTCCATTTGTCATCCGTCAACCCTTTTCCGCCGCCATCCCAGTTCAATTTTGAATTAAATGTCAAATATCCCCTTATACAGCTCATCTACAATACACTCTAAACTTCAAACTAATATTGCCATTTATGTAAAAAATCTACAATGTATAGactaacaaaaaatatatatttttatatatatttaattttgaaaaatgaaacagaataaTGTATGAAGTGAATTTACACATCACACTTCTCTCGGTAAGAAACGTGAAAACACACTTACTCAGGAGAAAGGTGAAGGGCTGCAGTTCAGTGGGAATGCTCATTTAGGAAACAAAGCTTCGGTTACACAGAAGCTCGTCTGCTTTAACGCCTGCGGACTGATGAGATCCCTCCTTTGTAGaaacccagatttatttatttttttgtaaatttttttttctccttttgctgAACTTCAATTAAGGGGAAATATTCGAGCCGTTAAGTCTGTTGGCACCATCAAAACCACTTCAAAGATACAGCACTAAAGGGCGCTGTTCACTCAGCGAGTAATTCAAATGGCTTTCATACAGACTTTCACAGGGACTGAAACGTGAAACAGGTCAACACTCAAAGTCCAGCCTAAAACTACACGACTGTGCTTTCGTCTGTGGATGCTTTAGTACATAAAGCGGTACAAAAACCTGGATCGATAACAAGCAACTACTGGAGTAACACTCGAATTTGTGGTCAACAAACAGGAagaacagttttgttttgttgacagATTCTCCCAGTTGGATAGATTATCGTCTTCAAGGAAGAAGTCTTCAATTCCAAGTCTCCAGATGCCTCGTGTGATGTGACTGGGCTCCGGCCAGAGACTGTCTCTAAGTCAGAGTTCCGTCTTTCATGCTTCAAGCTGCGTTTCAACTGTCAAAACTGTGACCTTTGCCTTGTGACCTTTTCCCcaacctccacacacacacacacacacacacacgcacacacgcacacacacgcgcaaaATAATTTTGACAGTTCAACTTCAACTATGGGCTTGGTTACATAACATATGTAAGACTGTACCATCACGCTGGGAATGacatacattaaaaataattgcTCATACACATAAGCAATCCCTCACAATAAATGTTCCTCACATGTAAAGCAATTTGCTTAAATGTCAAATAGAAAACATGTAACAATTAGGCACAAATCCTTGATTCAAATTATTTGtttaggtctctctcttctctccctcCCACCCCCACCAGAGCACCTCTCGGCAGTGTGTGAAGCCCCAATGTGTGGcaggacaaaaaaataaaaataaaaaaagtactCCTGTGTTCCATCACCATTGTGTGGAaaccaggagaaaaaaaaaagaaaaaaaaaaggtttacatgtatttaaaaaaaaaaagaaagacagttCTTCACATTTGAGCTTGTAGTCATGGTTGGGAGTGCGACAAACAGGCTGTGTCAGTTTTGGCAGTATGCATGTGTGTACGAGTGTGAATGTGCATCTTGAAATTTGAACGGACAATACACAGACATGTCCacatacacacgcgcacacacacgctctctctcacacactctcacacacacacatacacttgaGAATAACGGGTGGAAGAAATCTGTTAAGGCCACATCCTCTGACAGCCAGAAAAACACCACCAGATCTGGAAAAAGGAAGGAGCACAATGACATAATGCAACGACATTCCTGCATAACACACAAATGATAGAATATGACTGTGGGTAATGTATACTTGCAAGTAGGTTAAATTCTAACACGAGTCTTTTGGGCCTACCTGGGGTTACATGTGGCCAACTGGATTGTGGCCATCTCCACCCATGCTAGGATGGCCTCCTGAGAGCTGCATGGGTGCTTCACCCACCACCCCAGACACCTTCTCTTCCTCGCGGCGTTTTAAACACGCCGCCTTTGGGTTTAGGTTACGCTCTGAGAAAGACGAACACAGAAATGAGCCTTAGTCCTCGAGAGAGGTCCACAAAGCTGGGATTTTCATCTGTAAGAGTCTACGTGCAGACTGACCTCGGACTTGTTGTTCTAAATTGAGGATGACATTAACAGCTTGGTGAAGGATGAGAAGTTTGGTCTGAGGTTTGTCGTGGCTGAGGTGCAGCTGGCACATCCTCCCAAGCTCCTTAAATGCCTCGTTGATGTCCCGTACCCTAAGGCGCTCACGGGCGTTGTTAGCCACTCGTCGTTCCCTCTCGCGCTCCATCTTCACCTCGGGGGGAAGGTCCTCATCGTCTTCCTGACTGGTTTCAAGCAAAAATGAAGGGATGAAAccacaaaataaaagtgctCATTCTACCAGTTCAGTTTTAAGCAGACTCGTTAAAGTGCTGAGAAAGCATTACTGAAGAAAAGTGCTGGGGGCAACATGTGTCTTGTAATGCAACACTTGAGTTGCATTACAAGCCAGCAGTTTATATGTGAATGAGGAAGAACAGTATTTACATTGTGGAATTATTTGCATCACTTTGAATttgtggagggaaaaaaaaagggcaaaaaacaaacaaatgcaaaatgTGTACAGACTAACGGCCTCTGGACAACGTAACCAACAGGCGCAAAGAATCACaagagcttttttctttttgatccTGCAAATGTGTCTTAGTAAAGGGCTCTAACCTCATAATACaaaagttcattttaaaagaaacaattCCCAACACTGCTGAAGCAGTTCATATGAtcatttaattaaaatgcttaTCCCACACAAGTTCAATTAGAAAAACATTCTCTGCTGTGTGTGAGAAGTGTTTGCAGATTTAAAATGTATGTCTTGTAAGAAGCTAAGCATGGTAAGCAGCTTTAGCCTTCACCTTTACGACCCAAACTTCTTTTGATTTTGTGCAGCGTTGTTCATTACTGTGATGCTGGACTTGGGATAAATGTCTATTGTTTCATGCTTGCATTTATTTGTAGTCTAAAAAGCATTTTGGGTTCAAATTTCAAAACTTCCAGGTGGTAACTGTGCAGAAATGGTGAATAATGAGTAGCAAAGTTCAGAATGAGAAATACTGTGACGACTCTGTCGAGCAGAGATCGTTTAGACATCAGCTCCAGCGGCATTTGTTTGCTCAGTGATGCCTGGCAAAAGCCCACAAAGCATTAGAAAGTATTCTCTATTGGAGAAACTTACTCATCTTTCTGGTCTGAAAGGCCAGAGAGCATCTGGAGGGTCAACGCCTCCTTTCTGAAAACGTGACATGAAGGGAGGGGGGGGTTTGACATCGTTAAAAACCTAACATAGCCTAGGCAATCACTgggaaacacagaaaagtagAGACAACTGAGATGAATTAAATTTGTATAAACGTGACAGCTGACTCCCTTTATATTCTCTTAGTGACAAAACGATCCTCACCTTTGTTTGACAAAGTAATAGTTTGAGCTTGATTTTTACagaattaaaattttgaaaGTTTGAGGTGAAAAGACTAAACATGCAAGGACCTTACCTTGTTCGACTGCGTGCCGCTTTggtgtctttcttttcctcctctgaCTTGTCTGCAACAGATGAATTTTCATCGTCCTCCTTGTCTTCTCTTTTGATATCTGAGCTGCTGGAGGAGTGTGTGGAGCGAGCCAAACCACCCGGGAGACCTACGGACAAACACAGCACGTGaagctttaatattttttaatagtttCAGGAGTGCATACAGCACCGGGGAAGCTGATGAAGTCCAAAAGAAATCTGTGTATATGTAAAATTGACATTTTTataatgaataaatattaaTCAAACTTACTGGTAAAGCCTTCTGGCTGGCTTACTGCTGGTGTGGGGCCAGATGCGTGATGACCGTGCAGGAGAGTGCTGCTGGGAGGAAGACCTGTGGGCTCCTCATGTTTCCCACCCTGCTGGTAAAGGTGGAGAACGGTCACGATAGTCTCTTGAGGACAGGTAGAGCAAAGCTGATACACAGACTACAAAGCCCCCCCTAACAGAAATccaggaaaaaagaagaaaaaaaccccccaaaaaaaaccaaacaaaaaaaacacaacaacccaAAACTGACATGACATGTATTGAAAATAACTGAATACTTTTTGACattcataataaaaaatataaactcATTTGCTAATATTTTTTGGAACTGGTTTTACATAACTCAGAGACAAAGTATATATAAAATGAACTCTTGCTGTACACCGTTTGGCCAGCAGATGGCACAAAGCATCACCACTGATGGTTTTGTGTTTCTGGTGGAGATAAAACCCAGACTAATTTttatgactgattttttttcccccatttaaTCCAAATCCTTTCTTGAAAAACATTTCTGTTCAAAAGGGCAATTTGTTGTGCATCATAAaattaaacacacaacaaagtTTCCCCTTAAGTGTAAATCATTTCCCACGTCTCAGTTTtctaacatgttttaaaaaccGGAGCGTGTTCGTTTAAACCTCGACACTGACAGCCTCTTCAGGAGCGTACCCAATTTGAATCTCCTATGAATGAAACCGCAGACTGAACAAATGCTTAGACGAGGACTTTTGTCTGCTTTGTGTTTCAAAGCAGCATCACGAGCCCACACCtctcttaaaaacaaaagaaaacatgttgAACAGAGCAGGTGACTCACCATTGCGGGATGTCTGTTGCTGAGGGCAAGACTTGCATTGGGGAAAGCTGGAGAGAGGCCTCCGAGGCCCCCGTTGTGTACTGAAGACAGCAGGCTGTGCATGTCAGAGTGGGCGCCCTCTAAGCCGGGGCCCTGGCCCACAGCGTGGCTACGGAGCACGTGGATGGCCTCTTCCAAGCGATCCTCCATTTTACTCTGCTGTATAAATACATGAAAGATGAGCTAAGCTGTCAAGATGAAGGCGGGACATCAACTATTACAACAAGCAACAGCATACAAAGGCTAGAAGAACACACCCACACGGGGCAACGTCAGGTTTTTAATTAGGTTTGATGCAGCAGAAAAATATTTTGGCATACCAGTGCATGTGGTGGCCCTTCATAGCTGGGTGTGGTTGGTCTTTGCCACTGAGACTGAGGTCCTGCAAGGAGAAATATTGGGTGTGGGTTAAGTGGCATTTCTCAACTTTTCACCAGGTGGCACTGCAGACACATTTTTCTGCTGAATAACATTAAAAACGCACAAGAAAACATTTACTCAAGTTCAACGCACTCATTCTTCTACgacaaaaaacacaatcagGTAAGACTGAATAAGTGAAATGAACTGTACTGTCCAGTTCACGCTGATGCATTAACCAAATTTGTGGTTGCACGGCAGCGATAAAACCACCTTAACTCAGTTTACCAACCTTTTGATTTGCTAAATCTACACAGCCTTGAGGTTCATCAGCACAATGCGGAACCGATACAAATTTTCCACATAGGTCAAAAAAGGATGAACATAAACGTctgtcattttaatgagattatCTTTTATTGTGAGATTTTTGAAGTACTAACACCGTATGAGAGAAATGTACCTGCGATGGCCTGAGGAGATCCAGGAGTAGATGGAGCTGAGGAGAAATTATTACTGTTGTGGTCCGATGGGTAAATCTGAAAGTATGAGCAGataaaaacttaaaacaaaTTCAATTTCCTGGGTTCAAAAGGTAAAAATACTCATAGGTAAACATGTCCAAAGATCTAATGTCTAAACTTtcttctaaaaaataaaaataaataacattaaatatCTAATGGTTAGATATTTCTTATTGTCATCACCTTGGAAATGCTTAAGGACCCAGGTTATTGTAAGCAGAACAGcaaaaaaactgatttaaaaaggGTTTATAAAATTTAACTATGCCACTTGAAgccaaaaaaacagctgttttagTTTTTCACTCCCCCTTcaggatattttttttaaacaatcaaTCTGTTTTGGGTAAAACTCTTTATATCCCAAATAATCCTACACCATCTAACTAAcatttttgccattttcagACGCTCCCCGAGCTGAATTTCCACTCATGTCTCCAACAGAATTTACCATCACTGCTGATTTTCACTTCGTTAGAGGATATAAAACTCTCGGGAAAattatttaaagtgttttattgCCCAGCACTAATTTAAAGcaacaaacagagagaaaagaactCACTGAGGCAAGAGCCTTTCCAATTTCATCTCCTGAAC
This window harbors:
- the tcf3b gene encoding transcription factor 3b isoform X2: MNEQQQRMAAVETDKELSDLLDFSAMFAPPVANGKNRTMTLASTQFGGSAIDERSGSGSWGSAEQNSPSFSQGRGYGEGSHYSEHEALSSPFISSGIAGKNERPPYSSFGNQPGFLPSDIAMPSPDAMSPSGLKSGSQFYPSYPNNPRRRPPEGAIETQPKKIRKPPGLPSSVYASTSGDEYTRENGGYPSAKPGVYPTSFYLQDDPWSSSGYSAMLGNSPHIGQPGSFSAINPQDRMNYPLHSSEVNGFHSAPTTYNHTPTINGEGIMANRGTTAGSSGDEIGKALASIYPSDHNSNNFSSAPSTPGSPQAIAGPQSQWQRPTTPSYEGPPHALQSKMEDRLEEAIHVLRSHAVGQGPGLEGAHSDMHSLLSSVHNGGLGGLSPAFPNASLALSNRHPAMGGKHEEPTGLPPSSTLLHGHHASGPTPAVSQPEGFTSLPGGLARSTHSSSSSDIKREDKEDDENSSVADKSEEEKKDTKAARSRTRKEALTLQMLSGLSDQKDDQEDDEDLPPEVKMERERERRVANNARERLRVRDINEAFKELGRMCQLHLSHDKPQTKLLILHQAVNVILNLEQQVRERNLNPKAACLKRREEEKVSGVVGEAPMQLSGGHPSMGGDGHNPVGHM
- the tcf3b gene encoding transcription factor 3b isoform X3, which gives rise to MFAPPVANGKNRTMTLASTQFGGSAIDERSGSGSWGSAEQNSPSFSQGRGYGEGSHYSEHEALSSPFISSGIAGKNERPPYSSFGNQPGFLPSDIAMPSPDAMSPSGLKSGSQFYPSYPNNPRRRPPEGAIETQPKKIRKPPGLPSSVYASTSGDEYTRENGGYPSAKPGVYPTSFYLQDDPWSSSGYSAMLGNSPHIGQPGSFSAINPQDRMNYPLHSSEVNGFHSAPTTYNHTPTINGEGIMANRGTTAGSSGDEIGKALASIYPSDHNSNNFSSAPSTPGSPQAIAGPQSQWQRPTTPSYEGPPHALQSKMEDRLEEAIHVLRSHAVGQGPGLEGAHSDMHSLLSSVHNGGLGGLSPAFPNASLALSNRHPAMQGGKHEEPTGLPPSSTLLHGHHASGPTPAVSQPEGFTSLPGGLARSTHSSSSSDIKREDKEDDENSSVADKSEEEKKDTKAARSRTRKEALTLQMLSGLSDQKDDQEDDEDLPPEVKMERERERRVANNARERLRVRDINEAFKELGRMCQLHLSHDKPQTKLLILHQAVNVILNLEQQVRERNLNPKAACLKRREEEKVSGVVGEAPMQLSGGHPSMGGDGHNPVGHM
- the LOC116310035 gene encoding cytochrome b-c1 complex subunit 10-like; this translates as MWWLFLNRQKKRQPGVLRSQSNYEKVTMVQKILNKIIGAKYIGIARTWVPNMVAWGTVGGVALIHFTDWRLVLDYVPYIRGKFKTDE
- the tcf3b gene encoding transcription factor 3b isoform X1, with the protein product MNEQQQRMAAVETDKELSDLLDFSAMFAPPVANGKNRTMTLASTQFGGSAIDERSGSGSWGSAEQNSPSFSQGRGYGEGSHYSEHEALSSPFISSGIAGKNERPPYSSFGNQPGFLPSDIAMPSPDAMSPSGLKSGSQFYPSYPNNPRRRPPEGAIETQPKKIRKPPGLPSSVYASTSGDEYTRENGGYPSAKPGVYPTSFYLQDDPWSSSGYSAMLGNSPHIGQPGSFSAINPQDRMNYPLHSSEVNGFHSAPTTYNHTPTINGEGIMANRGTTAGSSGDEIGKALASIYPSDHNSNNFSSAPSTPGSPQAIAGPQSQWQRPTTPSYEGPPHALQSKMEDRLEEAIHVLRSHAVGQGPGLEGAHSDMHSLLSSVHNGGLGGLSPAFPNASLALSNRHPAMQGGKHEEPTGLPPSSTLLHGHHASGPTPAVSQPEGFTSLPGGLARSTHSSSSSDIKREDKEDDENSSVADKSEEEKKDTKAARSRTRKEALTLQMLSGLSDQKDDQEDDEDLPPEVKMERERERRVANNARERLRVRDINEAFKELGRMCQLHLSHDKPQTKLLILHQAVNVILNLEQQVRERNLNPKAACLKRREEEKVSGVVGEAPMQLSGGHPSMGGDGHNPVGHM